AGTACCCATCACATCAGGGCCTGCAATAGTAAAGAACGTACACTCATCTGCCATCATGCTCATGATGGTATCGATATCATGATCATTCCATGCTTGTGAATAGACTTTCAGTATTTCTAGTTTTTTATCAGACATTGTCATTTCCTCCGGGTAGTAAGTATTATTTTGCTGCGGGGGCCGCACTGGTATGAATCAGCCCTGTTGTGGGCGAGGAAGCCTCGGCCAAGTAGTGTTTTTTAGGCATACGCCCTGCTAGATAGGCATCACGTCCAGCTTGTACTGCTCGACGCATTGCTCGTGCCATTCGGATGGGATCATTGGCATAGGCTAGAGCGGAATTCATTAACACCGCATCACACCCCAGCTCCATCCCAATGGCAGCATCTGAGGCGGTCCCTACACCTGCATCTAATAAAACAGGCACTGAAATTTGATCAAGAATTAACCGTATATTCCATGGATTTAAAATCCCCATGCCAGAGCCAATAATGGAGGCCAATGGCATCACCGCGACACAGCCCATGTCTTCAAGCATCTTGGCTTGAACGGGGTCGTCTGAGCAATACACCATCACATCAAAGCCATCAGCGACTAACTCTTTAGTTGCCGCGAGGGTTTCAGGCATATTAGGATATAAATTGGTAGGACTACCAAAAATCTCCAGCTTCACTAGCTGGTGACCATCTAATAGCTCACGCGCCAGGCGTGCTGTGCGCACGGCATCAGCCGCACTAAAACAACCTGCAGTATTCGGTAAATAAGTAAATTCTTTAGGCGATACATAATCCAGCAAACTCGCTTCATTCGCATCTTGCCCAATATTGGTACGACGAATCGCTACGGTGACAATCTCTGCACCACTTTCAACAATTGCCTCTCGCGTTTGTTCAAAATCCTTGTATTTGCCTGTGCCGACGAGTAGTCGTGATTGGTATGATTTACCCGCTAAAACAAATGAATCTATTGTCATCGTATTACTTACCTCTGTGTCGCATTGTGGTGGGGCGAACCCCACCACGCCCTATGTCACTTATTGACTCCGTATTACACGTAGTCTTTGTACTTATCTAAAGTACGTACGGGTCTGCGTAGCGCATCACGACGGAATGGATCACCTAGCTCACGTGTACACATGATTTCAATAACGCATGTTTTACCTTCGTTCATTTGCATATCTACAGCGCGTTTCAATGCTGGACCTACGTCTTCCAGACGATCA
This Paenalcaligenes faecalis DNA region includes the following protein-coding sequences:
- a CDS encoding thiazole synthase; this encodes MTIDSFVLAGKSYQSRLLVGTGKYKDFEQTREAIVESGAEIVTVAIRRTNIGQDANEASLLDYVSPKEFTYLPNTAGCFSAADAVRTARLARELLDGHQLVKLEIFGSPTNLYPNMPETLAATKELVADGFDVMVYCSDDPVQAKMLEDMGCVAVMPLASIIGSGMGILNPWNIRLILDQISVPVLLDAGVGTASDAAIGMELGCDAVLMNSALAYANDPIRMARAMRRAVQAGRDAYLAGRMPKKHYLAEASSPTTGLIHTSAAPAAK